The following coding sequences lie in one Mustelus asterias unplaced genomic scaffold, sMusAst1.hap1.1 HAP1_SCAFFOLD_2402, whole genome shotgun sequence genomic window:
- the LOC144489652 gene encoding NACHT, LRR and PYD domains-containing protein 12-like: MDTPEGIGGLISFLDHVQGFDENDLRKLTEFYRKGIQCVFLRDPLFLIQKLYQATAIDVDLAENVKEIVERSGAGEAADRLFDELLRTGGDSMRSLWKVLYCEQKVLMESPRGVPNEEDSLRWWRGDLKGLLHHMVSEGPSILKEMWLSEEGPELCPEMEELRKVHRAAVLSEEAVTGEPPTPCSQAECQAAPLPPGPPAQHFVGLTMVVGHRSREQTENELAATAQRHAMLMDRDAGRQRVQVEAGTLFRRVYGPGRECGPPRVALVSGGAGMGKSVLLQHLMRQWALGEAFRNFAFVLLFQFRHLNGQGELSLHQLIARWYPHLAGSLAALLSSPETLLMMFDGLDESRIFPELHDDIRSISPDQKMAAVQLAWEVMAQNLVPGCSVLMTSRPEALKTLGKGPPSCRYLELLGFLAPERRMYFRRFFDDDHSARVAFRLLEENEHVYAFSFNPAFCRIACTVLRDSLRKSGGAHQSFGKTLSQLYARYILDILSRHCAPSQGTAEELAKIGQLAFQGLCNRALLFTQEEVLAHGLEPTRFLTGFLSEILEREVRADGETLYSFAHLTLQEFLGALSFFLGRTGEPRLGQALERLEADSSGRFQMLARFLSGITSPLCHHALHRTLASPFPSEVSARVKRWLRERALTRRSEKISFLNTLHCLFECQDRALAREALAPLRRLDLAGLALSDHDCQVLAYVVGCCLSMEGLVLSNTALNGERMEKLGPALHKVRIVWLSDNNLGERGTQVLTEALRDRDWQLQELVLMATGLTDDRCQDLLHALGPQDMLTHLSLGRNQLTDRSIPALRGVTERCRKLGTIWLNNNKFSANGSRHLRSLSALRPGLNIFT; this comes from the exons ATGGACACTCCCGAAGGGATCG GTGGACTCATCAGTTTTCTGGATCACGTGCAGGGATTTGATGAAAATGATCTGCGGAAACTCACGGAGTTTTATCGGAAGGGAATACAATGTGTGTTTCTCCGTGACCCACTGTTCCTGATTCAGAAACTTTATCAAGCTACGGCGATAGATGTTGATTTGGCTGAG AACGTGAAGGAGATTGTGGAACGTTCCGGAGCAGGCGAAGCAGCGGACAGATTGTTTGATGAGCTGTTGCGAACGGGTGGAGACTCGATGCGGAGTCTGTGGAAGGTTCTCTACTGTGAACAGAAGGTGTTAATGGAGTCTCCGCGTGGAGTTCCCAATGAAGAAGActcgctgaggtggtggaggggtgaCCTCAAGGGTCTCCTCCACCACATGGTGTCAGAAG GGCCTTCCATCTTGAAAGAGATGTGGTTAAGTGAGGAGGGTCCGGAACTTTGCCCAGAGATGGAAG AGCTGCGGAAGGTGCACCGAGCGGCCGTCCTGTCTGAGGAGGCCGTGACGGgagagccccccaccccctgttcCCAGGCAGAGTGCCaggccgcccccctgccccccggccCCCCGGCTCAGCACTTCGTGGGGCTGACGATGGTGGTGGGGCATCGGAGCCGGGAACAGACAGAGAACGAGCTGGCCGCCACCGCACAGCGGCACGCCATGTTGATGGACCGCGACGCTGGCCGCCAGCGGGTAcaggtggaggcgggcacgctcTTCCGCAGGGTGTACGGCCCAGGCAGAGAGTGCGGCCCCCCGCGGGTGGCCCTCGTCAGCGGAGGGGCGGGCATGGGCAAGAGCGTACTGCTCCAACATCTGATGCGCCAATGGGCGCTGGGCGAGGCGTTCCGAAACTTCGCCTTCGTCCTCCTCTTCCAGTTCCGCCACTTGAACGGCCAGGGGGAGCTGAGCCTTCACCAGCTGATCGCCCGCTGGTACCCTCACCTGGCCGGTAGCCTGGCAGCCTTGCTGAGTTCCCCTGAGACCCTCCTGATGATGTTTGACGGGCTGGATGAGAGCCGGATCTTCCCAGAGCTCCACGATGACATCCGATCCATTTCCCCCGACCAGAAAATGGCGGCTGTCCAGTTGGCGTGGGAAGTGATGGCCCAGAACCTCGTGCCCGGCTGCTCGGTGCTGATGACCAGCCGCCCGGAGGCCCTGAAGACCCTGGGGAAGGGTCCCCCCTCCTGCCGGTATCTGGAGCTCCTGGGATTCCTTGCTCCGGAGAGGCGGATGTACTTCCGACGGTTCTTCGATGATGACCACTCGGCCAGAGTGGCGTTCCGTCTGTTGGAGGAGAACGAACATGTCTACGCCTTTTCCTTCAATCCCGCTTTCTGTCGCATCGCCTGCACTGTGCTGCGGGACAGCCTGAGGAAGAGTGGGGGCGCGCACCAGTCCTTTGGCAAGACCCTCAGCCAGCTGTACGCCCGTTACATCCTGGACATCCTGAGCCGCCACTGCGCCCCTTCCCAGGGCACTGCTGAAGAGTTGGCCAAGATCGGGCAACTGGCTTTCCAGGGACTCTGCAACCGGGCGCTGCTCTTCACCCAGGAAGAGGTCCTGGCTCACGGGCTGGAGCCCACGCGCTTCCTGACGGGATTCCTGTCCGAGATTCTGGAGCGGGAAGTGCGAGCAGATGGCGAGACCCTCTACTCCTTCGCCCACCTCACCCTCCAGGAGTTCCTGGGCGCCCTCTCCTTCTTCCTGGGCCGGACGGGCGAGCCCCGGCTTGGTCAGGCACTGGAGAGGTTGGAGGCCGACAGCTCAGGCCGCTTCCAGATGTTGGCCCGCTTTCTCTCGGGAATTacctcccccctctgccaccaCGCCCTCCACAGGACGCTGGCATCCCCCTTCCCGTCCGAGGTCTCCGCCCGGGTCAAGCGCTGGCTGAGGGAGAGGGCACTGACCAGGAGGTCGGAGAAGATCAGCTTCCTCAACACCCTGCACTGCCTCTTTGAGTGCCAGGACCGGGCGCTGGCCAGGGAAGCCCTCGCCCCGCTCCGACGCCTCGACCTGGCCGGGCTCGCCCTCAGTGACCACGACTGCCAGGTCCTGGCCTACGTGGTGGGCTGCTGCCTGTCGATGGAAGGATTGGTGCTGAGTAACACGGCCCTCAACGGAGAGCGGATGGAAAAGCTGGGACCTGCTCTGCACAAGGTCCGAATTGTCtg GTTGAGTGATAACAACTTGGGCGAGCGTGGGACTCAAGTCCTGACAGAGGCGCTGAGGGACCGGGACTGGCAGCTGCAGGAACTGGT gctcatggctacaggactGACCGACGACCGCTGTCAGGATCTCCTCCACGCCCTTGGGCCGCAGGACATGCTGACTCACTTGAGCCTGGGAAGGAACCAGCTCACCGACCGGTCTATCCCAGCGCTGCGGGGTGTGACGGAGAGATGTCGGAAGCTGGGGACCATCTG gctGAACAACAATAAGTTTAGTGCCAACGGGTCAAGACACCTGCGTTCTTTGAGTGCCTTGAGGCCAGGACTTAACATTTTCACCTGA